A single genomic interval of Methylobacterium bullatum harbors:
- the trmB gene encoding tRNA (guanine-N(7)-)-methyltransferase, whose product MAYGRDDLPPDEGGTAIEGADRAFYGRRKGKRLRAGQEQRLADLLPRLRVALPAEGARLDLPALFPHPVDEVWLEIGFGGGEHLAAQATRHPQVGIIGAEPFVNGVVKLLRAVDDGDLGNVRIWDEDATQLLAAIPDASLARVYLLYPDPWPKRRQRKRRFVSDETLAEIARVLKPGGVFRFASDIDDYAGWTLVRAARCNTLDWTAEAAADWMRPFPDWPGTRYEAKAIAAGRGPTYLEFRRIG is encoded by the coding sequence GTGGCGTACGGGCGGGATGATCTCCCGCCCGACGAGGGCGGGACGGCAATCGAGGGCGCGGACCGCGCCTTCTATGGCCGGCGCAAGGGCAAGCGCCTGCGGGCCGGACAGGAGCAACGGCTGGCCGATCTGCTGCCGCGCCTGCGCGTCGCGCTGCCGGCGGAAGGGGCACGGCTCGACCTGCCCGCGCTTTTCCCGCATCCGGTGGACGAGGTCTGGCTCGAGATCGGGTTCGGCGGCGGCGAGCATCTGGCCGCCCAGGCCACGCGTCACCCGCAGGTCGGCATCATCGGCGCGGAGCCTTTCGTCAACGGCGTCGTCAAGCTGCTGCGGGCCGTGGATGACGGCGACCTCGGCAATGTCCGGATCTGGGACGAAGACGCCACGCAACTCCTCGCCGCCATTCCGGATGCGAGCCTCGCCCGCGTCTACCTGCTCTATCCCGATCCCTGGCCCAAGCGCCGCCAGCGTAAGCGGCGGTTCGTCTCCGACGAGACGCTCGCCGAGATCGCCCGCGTCCTGAAGCCCGGCGGCGTCTTCCGCTTTGCCAGCGACATCGACGATTATGCGGGCTGGACCCTGGTACGGGCGGCCCGGTGCAATACCCTCGACTGGACCGCCGAAGCGGCGGCCGATTGGATGCGGCCCTTCCCGGACTGGCCGGGCACCCGCTACGAGGCCAAGGCGATCGCGGCCGGCCGTGGCCCGACCTACCTGGAGTTCCGCCGCATCGGCTGA
- the yoaH gene encoding Putative methyl-accepting chemotaxis protein YoaH: MFPKSFSVQAKLVISFGVVFLLSAALAGSSLYFLRAVNDIAREMRDDHLPNTEMLGRIQVLVLRQRVSGGRLITADTPELRASAAATLKLRADEMRDVQAAYVPRLDTAEEKALYKAFETQWVAYLALQDGIVIEAQAGNLAQAQRTYNTTMSTGISAVLAELQKLVTYEARVARESGTQAQATYDGAVIATTVLVAIAALMASGAAIMLALTVSRPLRRMTSAMELLARGDTDIDVPGVDRMDEVGAMAKSVVVFKDNIIRTRALEAETEAARAGAEAQRRAVMRDMADRFEAAVGGIATQVSAAATELQATAGSMSATATMTARRSGNAAAAADTAAANVTTVASAAEELGSSVQEIGRQMQGSASLSQRAVSEAAETAALVRDLSESTARIGDVVSLISTIAGQTNLLALNATIEAARAGEAGRGFAVVASEVKALANQTAKATEEITGQIARVQASTGMAVSAIAGITQRIREIDDVSASIAAAVEEQGAATQEIVRNVTEASAGTREVTHNVSAVASAAEETGAASAQVLASASELSLQFNQLDTAMSQFLSTVRAA, from the coding sequence ATGTTCCCAAAGTCGTTCTCTGTCCAAGCAAAGCTCGTCATCAGCTTCGGAGTCGTATTTCTTTTGTCTGCTGCGCTTGCGGGGTCATCATTGTATTTCCTTCGAGCGGTCAACGACATCGCGCGGGAAATGCGGGACGATCACCTGCCGAACACCGAGATGCTCGGCAGAATCCAGGTCCTCGTCCTGCGCCAGCGGGTGAGCGGCGGGCGTCTGATTACCGCGGATACGCCCGAGCTGCGCGCCAGCGCCGCCGCCACGCTCAAATTGCGTGCCGACGAGATGCGCGACGTCCAGGCCGCCTACGTGCCTCGACTGGACACGGCCGAGGAGAAGGCGCTGTACAAGGCGTTCGAGACCCAATGGGTCGCCTACCTGGCGTTGCAGGACGGCATCGTCATCGAGGCGCAGGCCGGGAACCTTGCCCAGGCCCAGCGCACCTACAACACGACCATGTCGACGGGGATCAGTGCGGTGCTGGCCGAGCTTCAGAAGCTCGTCACCTACGAAGCACGCGTGGCGCGCGAAAGCGGCACCCAAGCGCAGGCGACCTATGACGGTGCCGTGATCGCGACCACCGTCCTCGTCGCCATCGCCGCGCTCATGGCTTCGGGCGCCGCCATCATGCTGGCACTCACCGTGAGCCGCCCCTTGCGCCGGATGACCTCGGCGATGGAGCTTCTCGCTCGGGGAGACACGGATATCGACGTCCCCGGCGTCGATCGCATGGACGAAGTGGGCGCGATGGCGAAATCCGTCGTGGTGTTCAAGGACAACATCATCCGCACGCGTGCCCTGGAGGCGGAGACCGAAGCCGCGCGCGCCGGCGCCGAGGCCCAGCGCAGGGCGGTCATGCGCGACATGGCCGATCGGTTCGAGGCCGCGGTCGGCGGCATCGCCACTCAGGTCAGCGCCGCCGCCACCGAGTTGCAGGCCACGGCGGGCAGCATGAGCGCCACGGCCACGATGACCGCCCGACGCTCCGGCAATGCCGCGGCCGCTGCGGACACTGCCGCCGCCAACGTCACCACGGTGGCGTCTGCCGCCGAGGAACTCGGCTCGTCGGTCCAGGAGATCGGCCGCCAGATGCAAGGCTCGGCCAGCCTGTCCCAGCGTGCCGTCAGCGAAGCGGCCGAGACCGCCGCGCTCGTTCGCGATCTCAGCGAGTCCACCGCCCGCATCGGCGATGTGGTCTCCCTCATCTCGACGATCGCGGGCCAGACCAACCTGCTGGCCCTGAATGCCACCATCGAGGCCGCGCGCGCGGGCGAGGCGGGGAGGGGCTTTGCCGTGGTCGCCTCCGAAGTGAAGGCACTGGCGAACCAGACCGCCAAGGCCACCGAGGAGATCACCGGCCAGATCGCGCGCGTCCAGGCTTCCACCGGCATGGCGGTCTCGGCTATTGCCGGCATCACCCAGCGCATCCGTGAGATCGACGATGTGTCCGCTTCCATCGCCGCGGCCGTGGAGGAGCAGGGCGCGGCGACCCAGGAGATCGTCCGCAACGTCACCGAAGCCTCGGCGGGGACCAGGGAGGTCACCCACAACGTCAGTGCCGTGGCCTCGGCCGCCGAGGAGACGGGGGCCGCCTCGGCCCAGGTTCTCGCCTCGGCCTCGGAATTGTCACTGCAGTTCAATCAACTCGATACCGCGATGTCGCAATTCCTCTCCACGGTCCGGGCCGCATGA
- a CDS encoding Blue-light-activated histidine kinase codes for MPGDARSEADPYRRSFDEARIGLVILDGGTERILDANPFLTTLLGYGAGSLTGRPVTVFGNDPHLFSAGIRRWTSASGNPLDVRIRTLPSSDTGALRTLVVERVDADDIVRSEENRAALTAAGLGEWRIDLADGLLRVSRRAAHILGFPPGTSLTWPQVAGLMEAPEVERVKAAVRAAMRAGTPFAIEARLRRAGDEIEIRVSARGQAIGAVGDRSGIVVGVLQDVTTRVEARDALRESEERLRIATSLAELGIFEWHMLDDQAVWENERMFAIFGRRPGEGALGKREFLGTVLHPDDRPAFRRAISTALREDSTLQASGRIQRAHDGAWRIIDMAGRFESDAPDRLPRRLIGVVADVTERRIAEERQALLIRELHHRVKNTLATVQAIVGSTARTASSIESFYEAFVGRIMSLAHTHSVLTEDTWQTASLRNLLENELRPYGDGALDGPGARRIVLDGPPVDLASEIAVPIGMAIHELTTNAAKHGALSTQEGRVAISWNVAEEAGGKTLHLEWSESDGPPVRPPTRQGFGSRLLQRVLTAQVRADIAASYPPEGFRLTMSAPLPARIEGLNPLA; via the coding sequence ATGCCGGGAGATGCGCGTTCCGAGGCCGACCCCTATCGGCGCAGCTTCGACGAGGCCCGGATCGGTCTCGTCATCCTCGATGGCGGCACGGAGCGCATCCTCGACGCCAACCCGTTCCTGACGACCCTCCTCGGATACGGGGCGGGAAGCCTGACGGGGCGACCCGTCACCGTGTTCGGAAACGATCCCCACCTGTTCTCCGCCGGTATCCGGCGCTGGACCTCGGCGAGCGGGAATCCTCTCGACGTCCGCATCAGGACATTGCCTTCATCCGATACCGGCGCCCTCCGCACCTTGGTGGTCGAGCGGGTCGACGCCGACGACATCGTGCGCTCGGAGGAGAACCGCGCCGCCCTCACCGCCGCCGGACTCGGAGAATGGCGGATCGATCTCGCGGACGGGCTCCTCAGAGTGTCGCGGCGGGCGGCCCATATCCTCGGTTTCCCTCCCGGTACGTCACTGACCTGGCCGCAGGTCGCTGGCCTGATGGAGGCGCCCGAGGTGGAGAGGGTGAAGGCGGCCGTCCGTGCGGCGATGCGCGCCGGCACCCCCTTCGCCATCGAGGCCCGCCTGCGTCGGGCGGGCGACGAGATCGAGATCCGGGTCAGTGCCAGGGGGCAGGCGATCGGTGCCGTGGGCGACCGGTCCGGAATCGTGGTGGGCGTGCTGCAGGACGTGACGACTCGGGTGGAGGCGCGCGACGCCCTCCGCGAGAGCGAGGAACGCCTGCGCATCGCGACGTCGCTGGCCGAACTCGGCATCTTCGAATGGCACATGCTGGACGATCAGGCCGTCTGGGAGAACGAGCGCATGTTCGCGATCTTCGGGCGTCGTCCCGGGGAGGGGGCTCTCGGCAAGCGCGAATTCCTCGGCACCGTCCTCCATCCCGACGACCGCCCCGCATTCCGCCGGGCGATCTCGACGGCTCTGCGCGAGGATTCCACCCTTCAGGCCAGCGGCCGCATCCAGCGCGCGCATGACGGCGCGTGGCGCATCATCGACATGGCCGGGCGTTTCGAGAGCGACGCCCCCGACCGCCTCCCGCGCAGGCTCATCGGCGTCGTCGCCGACGTGACCGAACGCAGGATCGCCGAGGAGCGGCAGGCCCTGCTGATCCGTGAGTTGCACCACCGGGTGAAGAACACTCTGGCGACCGTCCAGGCCATCGTCGGCTCCACCGCACGCACGGCGTCGAGCATCGAGAGTTTCTACGAGGCTTTCGTCGGGCGGATCATGTCGCTCGCCCATACCCATTCAGTCCTCACCGAGGATACCTGGCAGACCGCCTCCCTGCGCAACCTCTTGGAGAACGAGCTCAGACCCTATGGCGACGGTGCCTTGGACGGTCCGGGCGCGAGGCGGATCGTCCTCGACGGGCCGCCGGTGGACCTCGCCTCCGAGATCGCGGTGCCGATCGGCATGGCGATCCATGAACTGACCACCAACGCGGCGAAACACGGCGCGCTCTCGACGCAGGAAGGTCGGGTCGCCATCTCCTGGAACGTCGCGGAGGAGGCGGGCGGCAAGACGCTGCATCTCGAATGGTCGGAATCCGATGGCCCCCCGGTGCGACCGCCGACCCGCCAGGGTTTCGGCTCACGCCTGCTGCAGCGCGTGCTCACGGCCCAGGTCCGCGCCGACATCGCCGCGAGCTATCCGCCCGAAGGGTTTCGCCTGACCATGTCGGCGCCGCTGCCTGCCCGGATCGAGGGGCTGAACCCGCTGGCCTGA
- the murJ gene encoding Putative lipid II flippase MurJ gives MIRSILSVGGWTLVSRVTGFARDVVMAAVLGAGPVADAFVVAFRLPNHFRAIFGEGAFNTAFVPAYAGLSETGEDGAAKRFATRVFTLMLLTQIVLLAVALPAMPWVVRALAPGFSDDPLRFDLAVALTRITFPYLLFMTLVTLLSGILNAHRRFAVAAGAPVLLNLSMLAALALAGFFPNAAYAAAWGVSVSGVLQFGLVWLACRRADIAPGMGKPTLRDPAMTRFFKVLGPAVIGSAGFQIASFADTIIASFLPTGAVSALYYADRLYQLPFGVIAIAAGTVLLPEMSRRIAKGDVPGAHAAQNRAAGFSLALSAPFTIAFLTLPGLMMTALFQRGAFSAEDAARAASVLAAYGLALPAVVLVRSAVASFYARQDTMTPLIASLASIALNVALKIVLTGPYGVTGLALATAIGQWLNLALLVGLAWRRGWTAPSRGLGITVIGVVVACTALAATAIYGLPIVERWVPALPHFREIVVLGLLGLVGALVYGALLLGTLRAFGLRLRRA, from the coding sequence ATGATCCGCAGCATCCTCTCCGTCGGCGGCTGGACGCTGGTTTCCCGCGTCACCGGCTTTGCCCGCGACGTGGTGATGGCGGCCGTGCTCGGCGCCGGCCCGGTGGCCGATGCCTTCGTGGTCGCCTTCCGGCTGCCGAACCATTTCCGCGCCATCTTCGGCGAGGGGGCGTTCAACACCGCCTTCGTCCCGGCCTATGCCGGCCTCTCCGAGACCGGCGAGGACGGTGCGGCCAAGCGTTTCGCCACCCGCGTCTTCACCCTGATGCTGCTCACGCAGATCGTTCTCCTGGCCGTTGCCCTGCCGGCGATGCCCTGGGTGGTACGGGCCCTGGCACCGGGTTTCTCGGACGATCCCCTGCGCTTCGATCTCGCCGTCGCACTGACGCGGATCACCTTCCCCTACCTCCTGTTCATGACCCTGGTGACGCTGCTGTCGGGCATCCTCAATGCCCATCGGCGTTTCGCCGTGGCGGCGGGCGCACCGGTCCTCCTCAACCTCTCGATGCTGGCGGCCCTGGCCCTGGCAGGGTTCTTCCCGAACGCCGCCTACGCCGCCGCCTGGGGCGTCTCCGTCTCGGGCGTACTGCAATTCGGTCTCGTGTGGCTCGCCTGCCGGCGCGCGGACATCGCGCCGGGGATGGGCAAGCCGACCTTGCGCGATCCGGCGATGACACGGTTCTTCAAGGTCCTCGGACCGGCGGTGATTGGCTCGGCCGGATTTCAGATCGCCTCCTTCGCGGACACGATCATCGCGAGTTTCCTGCCCACCGGCGCGGTCTCGGCCCTCTACTACGCCGACCGGTTGTACCAGCTGCCCTTCGGCGTCATCGCCATCGCGGCGGGGACGGTGCTGCTTCCGGAGATGAGCCGGCGGATCGCCAAGGGCGATGTGCCGGGCGCGCATGCGGCGCAGAACCGGGCGGCGGGCTTCTCGCTGGCCCTGTCGGCCCCCTTCACCATCGCCTTCCTCACCCTGCCGGGCCTGATGATGACGGCCCTGTTCCAGCGCGGAGCGTTCAGCGCCGAGGATGCCGCGCGGGCGGCCTCCGTGCTCGCCGCCTACGGCCTCGCCCTTCCCGCCGTGGTGCTGGTGCGCAGCGCGGTGGCGAGCTTCTACGCCCGCCAGGACACGATGACGCCGCTCATCGCCTCGCTGGCCTCCATCGCCCTCAACGTCGCGCTCAAGATCGTGCTCACAGGCCCTTACGGCGTGACCGGCCTGGCCCTGGCCACCGCCATCGGCCAGTGGCTCAACCTCGCGCTCCTCGTGGGGCTCGCCTGGCGCCGGGGCTGGACGGCGCCGAGCCGAGGCCTCGGCATCACTGTCATCGGCGTGGTCGTCGCCTGCACCGCCCTCGCCGCCACGGCGATCTACGGCCTCCCGATCGTGGAACGGTGGGTACCGGCCCTGCCGCATTTCCGCGAGATCGTGGTGCTCGGGCTTCTCGGGCTCGTCGGCGCCCTCGTCTACGGCGCCCTGCTGCTCGGAACCCTGCGGGCCTTCGGCCTGCGCCTGCGCCGGGCCTGA
- the metK gene encoding S-adenosylmethionine synthase, whose product MPRSNYLFTSESVSEGHPDKVCDRISDTIVDAYISAMPEARLGVETLATTNRIVIAGEVRGPDSVTFEHLEHLTREAVKDIGYEQSGFHWKNNDIAIHLHAQSADIAQGVDSSGNKDEGAGDQGIMFGYASDETPELMPAPIYYAHKILKDLADARKGKQGDAAKLGPDAKSQVTVRYENGRPVGVTQIVLSTQHIDETLDSADVRAIVEPYILAALPQGWVGEETVWHVNPTGKFVIGGPDGDAGLTGRKIIVDTYGGAAPHGGGAFSGKDPTKVDRSAAYAARYLAKNVVAAGLATRATIQLAYAIGVAKPLSIYVDLHGTGTVDEAKLETVLMDALDLSPRGIRLALGLNKPIYARTSAYGHFGRKPEDDGGFSWERTDLADKLKSALS is encoded by the coding sequence ATGCCGCGTTCCAACTACCTGTTCACCAGCGAGTCGGTCTCCGAAGGCCATCCGGACAAGGTCTGCGACCGGATCTCGGACACCATCGTGGATGCCTATATTTCTGCGATGCCGGAAGCTCGCCTCGGGGTCGAGACCCTGGCCACCACCAACCGCATCGTCATCGCGGGCGAGGTGCGCGGCCCGGATTCCGTGACCTTCGAGCACCTGGAGCACCTCACCCGTGAAGCGGTGAAGGACATCGGCTACGAGCAGTCGGGCTTCCACTGGAAGAACAACGACATCGCCATCCACCTCCACGCCCAGTCCGCCGATATCGCGCAGGGCGTGGATTCGTCCGGCAACAAGGACGAGGGTGCCGGCGACCAGGGCATCATGTTCGGCTACGCCTCGGACGAGACGCCCGAGCTGATGCCGGCGCCGATCTACTACGCCCACAAGATCCTCAAGGATCTGGCCGACGCCCGCAAGGGCAAGCAGGGCGATGCGGCCAAGCTCGGCCCCGATGCCAAGAGCCAGGTCACCGTCCGCTACGAGAACGGCCGTCCGGTCGGCGTCACCCAGATCGTGCTATCCACCCAGCACATCGACGAAACCCTCGATTCCGCCGACGTGCGCGCCATCGTCGAGCCCTACATCCTGGCGGCCCTGCCCCAGGGCTGGGTCGGCGAGGAGACCGTCTGGCACGTCAATCCCACCGGCAAGTTCGTCATCGGCGGCCCGGACGGGGATGCCGGCCTCACCGGCCGCAAGATCATCGTCGACACTTATGGCGGCGCGGCACCGCATGGCGGCGGCGCCTTCTCGGGCAAGGATCCGACCAAGGTCGACCGTTCGGCGGCCTACGCCGCGCGCTACCTCGCCAAGAACGTGGTTGCCGCCGGCCTCGCCACCCGCGCCACGATCCAGCTCGCCTACGCCATTGGCGTCGCCAAGCCGCTCTCGATCTACGTGGACCTGCACGGCACCGGGACCGTCGACGAGGCCAAGCTCGAGACCGTGCTGATGGATGCCCTCGACCTCTCTCCCCGCGGCATCCGCCTCGCCCTCGGCCTCAACAAGCCGATCTACGCCCGCACCTCCGCCTACGGCCATTTCGGCCGCAAGCCCGAGGATGACGGCGGCTTCTCGTGGGAGCGCACCGACCTCGCCGACAAGCTCAAGTCGGCCCTGTCCTGA
- the sodB gene encoding Superoxide dismutase [Mn], which produces MTFTLPELPYAYDALGPYMSKETLEFHHDKHHKAYVDTGNKLLEGTGLEGKTVEEIVTASYGTNQPLFNNAGQHFNHLHFWNWMKPNGGGAAPAALAAKIDEDLGGFDKFKADFIQAGVSQFGSGWAWLAVKDGKLAILKTPNGENPLVHGAKPILGVDVWEHSYYIDYRNRRPDYLKAFIENLVNWEYVEKLYGEASK; this is translated from the coding sequence ATGACCTTCACCCTGCCCGAACTGCCTTACGCCTACGACGCGCTCGGCCCCTACATGTCGAAGGAGACCCTCGAGTTCCACCACGACAAGCACCACAAGGCCTATGTCGATACCGGCAACAAGCTGCTCGAAGGCACGGGTCTCGAAGGCAAGACCGTCGAGGAGATCGTCACGGCCTCCTACGGTACCAACCAGCCGCTGTTCAACAATGCCGGCCAGCACTTCAACCACCTCCACTTCTGGAACTGGATGAAGCCCAATGGCGGCGGCGCGGCCCCGGCGGCCCTGGCCGCGAAGATCGACGAGGATCTCGGCGGCTTCGACAAGTTCAAGGCGGACTTCATCCAGGCGGGCGTCAGCCAGTTCGGCTCGGGCTGGGCGTGGCTCGCGGTCAAGGACGGCAAGCTCGCGATCCTGAAGACCCCCAACGGCGAGAACCCGCTGGTCCACGGCGCCAAGCCGATCCTCGGCGTCGACGTGTGGGAGCACTCCTACTACATCGACTACCGCAATCGCCGCCCCGACTACCTCAAGGCGTTCATCGAGAACCTGGTGAACTGGGAATACGTCGAGAAGCTCTACGGCGAAGCGTCCAAGTAA
- the tlpA gene encoding Thiol:disulfide interchange protein TlpA produces MMPGAKASLAAGAVVAVLIAGGLAVYGTRPTGGNSETVAEPCRGALETITRIAPHAGGEVAAMEVSKVPRPAPDLVFKGPDGTDRTLAQLQGRLTLVNLWATWCAPCKAEMPALDRLEQVLGGTDFTVAAINVDTRNLEKPPQWLKENGIANLTYYADPGGRVLPAMQKATGSLGLPTTMLVDAKGCILGVMKGPADWGSEDAKRLIRGALERDLN; encoded by the coding sequence ATGATGCCCGGAGCCAAGGCGAGCCTGGCTGCGGGAGCCGTCGTCGCCGTCCTGATCGCGGGCGGTCTCGCCGTATACGGGACGCGTCCGACCGGCGGCAACAGCGAGACGGTGGCCGAGCCGTGCCGTGGCGCGCTGGAGACGATCACGCGCATCGCCCCCCATGCAGGCGGCGAGGTGGCGGCCATGGAAGTCTCCAAGGTTCCCCGCCCCGCCCCGGACCTCGTGTTCAAGGGGCCGGACGGCACCGACCGGACGCTCGCGCAGTTGCAGGGCCGCCTCACGCTGGTGAACCTGTGGGCGACCTGGTGCGCGCCCTGCAAGGCCGAGATGCCGGCTCTCGACCGGCTCGAGCAGGTGCTGGGGGGGACGGACTTCACCGTCGCGGCGATCAATGTGGACACGCGCAATCTCGAGAAGCCGCCGCAATGGCTGAAGGAGAATGGGATCGCGAACCTCACCTACTATGCCGATCCCGGCGGGCGGGTGCTGCCGGCCATGCAGAAGGCGACCGGTTCGCTCGGCCTGCCCACGACGATGCTGGTGGACGCCAAGGGCTGTATCCTCGGCGTGATGAAGGGACCGGCCGATTGGGGCAGTGAGGATGCCAAGCGGCTGATCCGAGGGGCATTGGAGCGCGATCTGAATTGA
- the argH gene encoding Argininosuccinate lyase: protein MSNRMWGGRFASGPAEIMEEINASIGFDKRLAPQDIRGSLAHVAMLGKAGILPSADVAAIEDGLKAVRAEIEGGGFVFKRELEDIHMSVESRLTEIVGPTAGRLHTARSRNDQVATDMKLWVRDTLDSLDEQAAGLQRALAEKALAHAATVMPGFTHLQSAQPVTFGHHCLAYVEMLARDRGRFRDARARLNECPLGAAALAGTSFPIDRHATAAALGFDRPTANSLDSVADRDFALESLSAASICAVHLSRFAEELVVWTSAQFNFVKLSDGYTTGSSIMPQKRNPDAAELVRAKSGRVIGALTGLLIVMKGLPLAYSKDMQEDKEGTFDALQALSLCLAAMTGMVRDLEPNAEVLARAAGSGYATATDLADWLVRELGLPFREAHHITGRLVGAASAKGIGLEDLALSEMQAAEPRITDAVYAVLGVENSVSSRTSYGGTAPDNVRAQATRWLALLDAPSGAA from the coding sequence ATGAGCAACCGGATGTGGGGCGGGCGCTTCGCGAGCGGCCCCGCCGAGATCATGGAGGAGATCAACGCCTCCATCGGATTCGACAAGCGTCTCGCACCCCAGGACATCCGCGGCTCGCTGGCGCATGTGGCGATGCTGGGCAAGGCGGGCATCCTGCCATCGGCCGATGTGGCAGCGATCGAGGACGGTCTCAAGGCCGTGCGCGCGGAAATCGAGGGCGGCGGCTTCGTGTTCAAGCGCGAGCTCGAGGACATCCACATGTCCGTCGAGAGCCGCCTCACCGAGATTGTCGGGCCCACCGCCGGGCGCCTGCACACGGCCCGTTCGCGCAACGACCAGGTCGCCACCGACATGAAGCTCTGGGTGCGCGACACCCTGGACAGCCTGGACGAGCAGGCCGCCGGCCTGCAGCGGGCCCTGGCCGAGAAGGCGCTGGCGCACGCCGCCACGGTGATGCCGGGCTTCACCCATCTGCAATCGGCCCAGCCCGTCACCTTCGGGCACCATTGCCTCGCCTATGTGGAGATGCTGGCCCGCGACCGTGGCCGCTTTCGCGATGCCCGTGCCCGCTTGAACGAGTGCCCCCTGGGAGCGGCGGCCTTGGCCGGCACCTCCTTCCCCATCGACCGGCACGCCACGGCGGCGGCGCTCGGGTTCGACCGGCCCACCGCCAACTCGCTCGATTCGGTAGCCGACCGCGACTTCGCCCTGGAATCGCTCTCCGCCGCCTCGATCTGCGCCGTGCACCTGTCGCGCTTCGCCGAGGAACTGGTGGTCTGGACCTCGGCCCAGTTCAACTTCGTGAAACTGTCGGACGGCTACACCACCGGCTCGTCGATCATGCCGCAGAAGCGCAACCCGGATGCGGCCGAGCTCGTCCGCGCCAAGTCCGGCCGCGTCATCGGCGCGCTGACCGGCCTGCTTATCGTGATGAAGGGCCTGCCGCTGGCCTATTCGAAGGACATGCAGGAGGACAAGGAGGGCACGTTCGACGCGCTCCAGGCGCTCTCCCTGTGTCTGGCCGCCATGACAGGCATGGTGCGCGACTTGGAGCCCAATGCCGAGGTGCTCGCCCGCGCCGCCGGCTCCGGCTACGCCACCGCCACGGACCTCGCCGATTGGCTGGTGCGTGAGCTCGGCCTGCCGTTCCGCGAGGCGCACCACATCACCGGCCGCCTCGTCGGCGCCGCCTCCGCCAAGGGGATCGGGCTGGAGGATTTGGCGTTGTCGGAGATGCAGGCGGCCGAGCCGAGGATCACCGACGCGGTCTATGCGGTGCTGGGGGTGGAGAATTCCGTTTCCAGCCGCACCAGCTACGGCGGCACCGCGCCGGACAACGTGAGGGCGCAGGCCACGCGCTGGCTGGCGCTGCTCGACGCGCCATCCGGAGCGGCGTGA
- the ecfG_1 gene encoding ECF RNA polymerase sigma factor EcfG translates to MMTSLLHPVGTPAGADSEMRDLLLGAIPALRAFAYSLTYDLDRSDDLVQDTLVRAWTKADSFARGTNLTAWLFTILRNLFYSEQRKRKREIEDADGAHAARLTSLPEQEIRVEMREFQAALDLLPLSQREALVLVGAQSFTYEEAAEICGVAVGTMKSRVSRARGRLIETLGMNGTEDIGADALTRAALGGA, encoded by the coding sequence ATGATGACCAGCCTCCTTCATCCCGTCGGAACGCCCGCCGGCGCCGATTCCGAGATGCGCGATCTCCTGCTCGGCGCGATCCCGGCCCTCAGGGCCTTCGCCTATTCGCTGACCTACGATCTCGACCGCAGCGACGACCTGGTTCAGGACACGCTGGTGCGCGCCTGGACCAAGGCGGACAGCTTCGCTCGCGGCACGAACCTGACGGCGTGGCTGTTCACCATCCTGCGCAACCTGTTCTATTCCGAGCAGCGCAAGCGCAAGCGCGAGATCGAGGATGCCGACGGTGCCCATGCCGCCCGGCTGACCAGCCTGCCCGAGCAGGAGATCCGGGTCGAGATGCGGGAGTTCCAGGCCGCCCTCGACCTGCTGCCCCTGAGCCAGCGCGAGGCCCTCGTCCTCGTGGGCGCGCAGAGCTTCACCTACGAGGAGGCCGCCGAGATCTGCGGCGTCGCCGTGGGGACGATGAAGAGCCGCGTCAGCCGCGCCCGTGGCCGGCTGATCGAGACTTTGGGCATGAACGGCACCGAGGATATCGGGGCCGACGCGCTCACGCGGGCGGCGCTGGGCGGCGCCTGA